A genomic window from Anthocerotibacter panamensis C109 includes:
- a CDS encoding DUF2808 domain-containing protein → MNARLISTLLLLGALGLTGPIAAQSGFVLFGAKDPSQVLNYRLSKDRAGAQLTSYDLQIKPQKVAIRQVQVLFPERYAKSFDPNSIELRNTDGDALIPVAYAQLDPESLSLTIAAKDPIPSETALTLRLRNVTNPRAPGIHRLRARVLGTEPNAIYRFVGDWFISLN, encoded by the coding sequence ATGAATGCGCGTCTGATCTCTACCCTGCTGCTGTTGGGTGCCTTGGGCCTTACCGGTCCCATAGCCGCTCAATCCGGGTTTGTGCTCTTTGGGGCCAAAGACCCATCGCAGGTGTTAAATTATCGCCTCTCCAAGGACCGCGCCGGGGCACAGTTGACGAGCTATGACCTCCAGATCAAGCCCCAAAAAGTCGCTATTCGTCAGGTACAAGTTCTATTCCCTGAGCGCTATGCCAAGAGCTTTGACCCCAACAGTATTGAGCTGCGCAACACCGATGGCGATGCACTCATTCCTGTCGCTTATGCCCAACTAGACCCCGAGTCTCTCTCGCTGACTATTGCCGCGAAGGACCCCATTCCCTCAGAAACCGCGCTCACCCTACGACTGCGCAACGTCACCAACCCGCGGGCTCCAGGGATTCACCGTCTGCGAGCACGGGTCTTGGGTACGGAGCCCAACGCTATCTATCGCTTCGTCGGCGACTGGTTTATTTCTCTAAACTAG